In Plasmodium knowlesi strain H genome assembly, chromosome: 7, one DNA window encodes the following:
- a CDS encoding ATP-dependent RNA helicase DDX60, putative, producing MNLTNDEYRINKLNDMKDLRIAEYDGRRRYAFFKECTENDLNDVENVVNNKSISVDTKIEIFYSKLHSKIFDIFRIVADYNCLYIINGEGLIIHICMLLSKFYSFENEEDKNILSFNNSLNISSAIYYVEKILSDLSVCNSNFHILFFNIFNIFFEKETQIFRNYNLVRNAFIIHCKKNLIPFFIFDNWYNDNNYNLYLIKYKPLFMFVEDSSSFLYAFNKFYVSPIEDEAKANMPYEGIQKHDGEENAGKDTNYKEYILKKRIYDHYNEEIRELSICLYFLLINNISRDIKCVFFFNFESEKNTINAFSINYMGINFKVLEMLNKEASILFDRKFYGKEASEGRKYGDSKSSGMTKLLITSHDIKDYDLLHKEEEKYSKEEQEILESFSKRVIKDGSNLKNVVLGLFYESSKAMKGINEQKKWDHFLFSLKLLFMHNYLIEKLNMKNLCVYDQWKGDSENIAKAVKGGVEPYVCLYLDIYNFVLKTLQKETHCDTLKNAKNIDLLNFFNASIVHNLINFVCFKLRKNLYVIDHEDFSFEEKNIFEGAFQNVVGDDGITFFPLSFSFLKDDMNFLQKREVDDLANQSEETSNSDRNAEQKNEGELVTTIDNGQNEITGRNKKNTSNGNVPTNVNLIKIRNDFIETFFSVDDLVKNGKMGEDTKSVKIKLNLVNKCVEYDSEFFELSGLLHISDRESLMDILKSYFKISRDNRVPLNMKDKDDKYKLRRQQRDEKRKAIIAKYLNISSLHHPIVISENHPWIKYYVYTIEKLYNYLKDEEKKNGIKIRMKRLFDGSSDGEVNQLEGQSKGSMKKTKKIKNDIFEMLDDSNEDSNLENDMKQERRNNREENKKGRNEKGAKKGGKANVNTLSRKDEILKKKEMSSEKKIYEVDLERYNVLEAKVNKLRSNNSYSDMNTWSLDIISGFNRLVDVYNFNNVTNLIKSVELQIKISIKVLTSMFEIIMYTKLKNVKSTRQKSDAIRSVMLIYKLTNEIFNKFKENLSEKDIVQLQVVLLSLGFKHSSYNLFEEYVKVRRNLLKLSGEGGEEEADEDKVGSAKIGKGNEKIKVKDGATLNDKKKGVKQSGNQGKSKGGKKANEIGGENDGKGSKQDKRKEGGKDAHDIYKYKVESVQNYSELKIDEKKEHEFQLYYMYYLLDRTTGNIKDKRVLFTLDTWQYNILNLVDRRKSILVSCPTSSGKTFICYYVMDKVLRLNNDSVVVYVAPNDTLAFQIYHEVNGRFSTKGYSKYGGNKLCSYMTDKYAEENALDAQIVIVLPSVFENILLSGYAVNDENSNLNVSKFISRIEYIIFDEIHCIGDKEFYGSQIENIIHLCNAPFLALSATIGNIKYFYSWLQNVMMKKGKGEQDLHLIKFYERFSDLILYVYTNNNLHHLNPLACFNFRDILYKGINKDFYCNPREIYEIIIVLFELARKNNFYHLVEFLEPSFYFQYTRCINKKQFIYYMHTVKETIVYLIQNKYISNLDYDMFIHILLSNYMKNTDCVKEEEGEKDKVVNEEVPKKELNDTSSSSTTKHLYRSTAKEVVPKQQLFQELYKTVVLDQKYIKNKSHDLVKYTETVNTEQEYLDSSKLIELLKQLEQINFLPCIVFNFERKELEDMTINLINELMRRQHDKYYGDEERTFNTKMENKMRQERYENLLKQREILLKMKTVSRNQRLEQNMDKEYLDMLNEEEIPEPPVDVSEEYDGDFYFCNRKVYINYVTEIEDLIKEAERAIEGRKYKSVLIEGMKRGIGLHYEVLPYKFTIIVESLFRLGYIKIIFSNKNLSLGINIPCKSIIFAGHTFELNSVMFKQTSGRAGRRGFDLYGNIIIWNINFKNLSRLITSPLQTLSGSYAVNFTNICRSMLLYNCLKKNKDMEEFNNRNKAVVNKPIKKKKKDETMTVAEKEEIFDKNRIINVNFFTRINGILSVFYNSLYYVNAFQHWADGEGDDKMRSHFSERVTMTNGGEVHQEKLQNGDIEVNEKNPAVETTELLNYHPSEFDHQKEKSNALKKYVDRKYEYNELCCDFLAMKEGKRRDVKEGEKHLKELCFRIKAHFLMFINILVEMEAIDEECNIINMTELAIFLKKECDNNLILTYLLVKRVLHNIVGDGTFLGSPVGMIPLQKIIDRVTFEKNYSRNVLVDDSARGQFILLFILSHFINKIKENKIALTKVLINFHCKVRTKLELFSSTYFPLLHILPAPVRKHIKNIEGVLLRYLMNYSLLVLAKLNLLQRKKTYLLPYTQLYIFEQHPSLHLGEIFPEDNSEYLSFYQSKLQDYKVRSPFLASLYHCDNFESLDELLYTSILDLDIRKNMIPDIGEDYISFFKFEDGVIKEEKVCLKNSYILDYFIHGKYNVLRSKNDLGQYSWYIVDRFIQALNNIEHFLHGVKKDSLLLSSDVFYTYLNNLKDVLEKYFKSINSAQAQND from the exons ATGAATTTAACCAATGATGAATATCGAATTAACAAACTGAATGATATGAAGGACCTAAGAATAGCGGAATATGATGGAAGGAGGAGATACGCATTTTTTAAGGAATGTACGGAAAATGATTTGAACGATGTAGAGAATGTAGTGAATAATAAGTCGATAAGTGTAGATACGAAgatagaaatattttattctaaGTTGCATAGCAAAATATTTGACATTTTTCGAATCGTGGCAGATTATAACTGCTTGTATATTATAAATGGAGAGGGACTGATCATCCACATTTGTATGCTATTATCtaaattttattccttcgaaaatgaagaagataaaaatattctctcCTTTAATAATTCCCTAAATATTAGCAGCGCAATTTATTACGTAGAAAAGATATTAAGCGATTTATCTGTGTGTAACTcaaattttcacattttatttttcaacatatttaatatatttttcgagAAAGAGACACAAATTTTTAGGAACTATAATTTAGTAAGGAATGCTTTTATCATACAttgtaagaaaaatttgattccattttttatttttgacaACTGGTACAATGACAACAACTACAATCTTTATTTGATAAAGTACAAGCCCCTGTTTATGTTTGTCGAGGatagttcttcctttttgtatgCGTTTAATAAGTTTTACGTTAGTCCCATTGAGGATGAAGCCAAGGCCAATATGCCCTATGAGGGGATCCAAAAGCATGACGGAGAAGAAAACGCTGGAAAGGATACAAACTACAAGGAgtacattttgaagaaaagaatttacGACCATTACAATGAAGAGATAAGAGAGCTTTCAATTTGTCTTTACTTTCTCCTGATTAATAATATATCGAGGGATATTAAgtgtgtgttcttttttaatttcgagTCTGAGAAGAACACCATAAATGCATTTTCTATAAATTACATGGGCATCAATTTTAAAGTCTTGGAAATGCTGAATAAGGAGGCGTCCATTCTGTTTGACAGAAAGTTTTATGGAAAGGAGGCATctgaagggagaaaatatgGCGATTCCAAGTCAAGCGGCATGACTAAACTTCTTATCACATCCCATGATATAAAAGATTACGACCTACTGCataaggaagaggaaaagtacAGCAAAGAGGAACAGGAAATTTTGGAATCCTTTTCAAAGAGGGTTATTAAAGATGGGTCCAATTTGAAAAACGTCGTTTTGGGCCTTTTTTACGAGAGCAGCAAAGCGATGAAGGGGATAAATGAgcagaaaaaatgggatCATTTTCTATTCTCCCTGAAGCTGCTTTTTATGCACAATTATTtaatagaaaaattgaacatgaaaaatttatgtGTGTATGATCAGTGGAAGGGCGATAGTGAGAACATTGCAAAAGCAGTAAAAGGTGGTGTAGAGCCGTACGTATGCTTGTATCTAGATATATACAACTTCGTTTTGAAGACACTTCAGAAGGAGACTCATTGCgatactttaaaaaatgcgaaGAACATCGATTTGTTAAACTTTTTTAATGCTTCCATAGTGCACAATTTGATcaattttgtttgttttaaGTTGAGGAAAAATTTGTACGTTATCGATCATGAAGATTTTTCATTCGAGGAGAAGAACATTTTTGAAGGGGCTTTTCAAAATGTAGTAGGCGATGATggcattactttttttcccctgagtttttcatttctgaAGGATGATATGAACTTTTTGCAAAAGCGGGAAGTGGATGATTTGGCGAACCAGTCGGAAGAGACAAGTAACAGTGACAGAAACGCGGagcagaaaaatgaaggagaattGGTGACCACTATAGATAATGGGCAAAATGAAATCActggaaggaataaaaaaaacaccagTAACGGAAATGTACCGACAAATGtcaatttaataaaaattagaAATGATTTTATTGAAACCTTTTTTAGCGTAGATGATTTAGTAAAGAATGGCAAGATGGGGGAGGATACAAAATCGGTGAAGATCAAATTGAATTTAGTAAACAAATGTGTAGAATATGATAGCGAATTTTTCGAATTGTCTGGATTATTGCATATCAGTGATAGGGAGAGCCTAATGGATATTCTGAAGAGTTACTTCAAAATATCGAGAGATAATCGAGTACCATTGAACATGAAGGATAAGGACGATAAGTACAAATTAAGGCGCCAACAGAGGGACGAAAAGAGGAAGGCAATAATTGCCAAGTACCTAAATATCAGTTCTTTACATCATCCGATTGTCATTTCGGAAAATCACCCTTGGATAAAGTACTACGTATATACTATCGAGAAATTGTATAACTATTTAAAagatgaggagaaaaaaaatggaatcaaGATTAGAATGAAAAGGTTGTTTGATGGTTCCTCCGATGGGGAAGTAAATCAGCTGGAGGGGCAAAGCAAAGGGAGTATgaagaaaacgaagaaaataaaaaacgacaTATTCGAAATGTTGGATGACTCAAATGAGGATAGCAATTTAGAGAATGATATGAAGCAAGAAAGGAGGAATAACagggaggaaaacaaaaaagggcgTAACGAAAAGGGAGCTAAAAAGGGTGGAAAAGCAAATGTAAACACATTAAGCAGAAAAGatgaaattttgaaaaaaaaagaaatgtcaagtgagaaaaaaatttacgaagTAGACTTAGAAAGGTACAACGTGTTAGAAGCCAAGGTAAATAAACTGCGAAGCAATAATAGCTACTCAGACATGAACACCTGGTCTTTGGATATCATTTCCGGATTTAACAGACTAGTAGATGTGTACAACTTTAACAACGTTACCAATTTGATCAAAAGTGTGGAGCTCCAAATAAAAATTAGCATAAAGGTTTTGACGAGCATGTTTGAAATTATCATGTACACCAAGTTAAAGAATGTGAAGAGCACCAGACAAAAGTCGGATGCAATTAGAAGCGTCATGCTGATATACAAATTAACCAAcgaaatttttaacaaatttaaagaaaatttgaGCGAAAAAGATATAGTACAATTACAGGTAGTCTTGCTATCCCTAGGATTCAAACATAGCAGTTATAACTTATTCGAGGAGTATGTAAAAGTAAGAAGGAACCTTTTGAAATTATCTGGAGAGGGCGGAGAAGAAGAGGCAGATGAAGATAAAGTAGGCTCTGcgaaaattggaaaaggaaatgaaaagatcAAAGTAAAGGATGGTGCAACATTgaatgataagaaaaaaggagtgaaACAAAGTGGTAACcaaggaaaaagcaaagggGGCAAGAAAGCGAATGAGATTGGTGGAGAGAACGATGGGAAGGGCTCTAAGCAAGACAAGcgtaaagaaggaggaaaggatgcACACGATATTTATAAGTACAAAGTGGAGTCTGTTCAAAATTATagtgaattaaaaattgatGAGAAGAAAGAACACGAATTCCAGTTGTATTATATGTACTACTTGTTAGATAGAACAACCGGTAATATAAAGGACAAGAGAGTGCTCTTCACCCTGGACACTTGGCAATATAACATTTTAAATCTGGTGGATAGAAGAAAGAGTATTTTAGTATCCTGTCCCACAAGTAGTGGAAAAACATTTATTTGCTACTACGTAATGGACAAAGTGCTACGTCTAAACAACGACAGTGTGGTTGTGTATGTAGCTCCTAACGATACGTTGGCATTTCAAATTTATCATGAAGTCAATGGAAGATTCAGCACCAAGGGGTACTCCAAGTACGGTGGAAATAAATTGTGTTCCTATATGACGGATAAATATGCAGAGGAAAATGCGTTAGACGCTCAGATAGTCATCGTCCTACCCAGTGtgtttgaaaatattttactttCCGGATATGCTgtaaatgatgaaaattcaAATTTGAACGTATCCAAATTTATTAGCCGAATTGAATACATAATTTTTGATGAAATTCACTGTATAGGGGATAAAGAATTTTATGGTTCACAGATAGAGAATATTATCCATTTGTGTAATGCCCCCTTTTTGGCTCTATCGGCAACAATAggtaatataaaatatttttattcctggTTGCAGAAcgtgatgatgaagaagggaaaaggggaGCAGGATttgcatttaataaaattttatgaacGGTTTTCAGACTTAATTTTGTACGTATACACGAACAATAACCTGCATCACCTGAACCCCCTAGCTTGCTTCAATTTTAGAGACATTTTGTATAAGGGGATTAATAAAGATTTTTATTGTAACCCTAGGGAAATTTACGAAATTATAATTGTGTTGTTCGAATTGGCAAggaagaataatttttatcacCTGGTTGAATTTTTagaaccttccttttatttccaaTACACGAGGTGTATAAACAAAAAGCAATTCATTTATTACATGCACACTGTGAAGGAGACCATCGTTTACTTGAttcaaaataaatacatCTCAAATTTGGACTACGACATGTTCATACACATTTTGCTGTCGAATTATATGAAGAACACTGACTGcgtgaaggaggaggaaggggaaaaggataAAGTGGTTAACGAAGAGGTACCCAAGAAGGAATTGAACGACACCTCAAGCAGTAGCACCACGAAGCATCTGTACAGAAGCACTGCGAAGGAAGTTGTTCCAAAGCAGCAGCTTTTCCAGGAACTGTACAAAACTGTTGTACTGGATCAGAAGTACATAAAGAACAAGTCGCACGACTTGGTAAAGTACACCGAAACGGTAAACACAGAACAGGAATATCTAGATAGTAGTAAATTGATAGAATTACTAAAACAGCTAGAACAGATTAACTTCCTTCCATGTATTGTGTTCAACTTTGAGAGAAAGGAGCTTGAAGATATGACTATAAATTTAATTAACGAACTTATGAGAAGGCAACACGATAAATATTACGGAGATGAAGAAAGAACTTTTAACACCaagatggaaaataaaatgagacAAGAAAGGTATGAAAATTTGCTCAAACAGAGAGAGAtattgttaaaaatgaagactgTGTCTCGTAATCAGAGGCTGGAACAAAATATGGATAAAGAATATTTGGACATGCtaaatgaggaggaaatcCCAGAACCACCAGTCGACGTTTCGGAAGAATATGATGGAGATTTTTACTTCTGCAACAGGAAAGTCTACATTAACTATGTTACAGAGATAGAAGATTTGATCAAAGAAGCTGAAAGAGCcattgaaggaaggaagtacAAATCTGTGCTaatagaaggaatgaaaaggggaataGGGTTACATTATGAAGTACTGCCTTACAAATTTACCATCATTGTGGAATCACTATTTAGACTAGGatatattaaaattatttttagcAATAAGAATTTATCGCTAGGTATTAATATACCTTGTAAATCTATCATTTTCGCTGGGCATACTTTCGAACTAAATTCAGTCATGTTTAAACAAACGTCTGGAAGagcaggaagaagaggattCGATTTGTATGGAAATATCATCATATGGAATATtaactttaaaaatttaagcaGATTAATTACGTCTCCTTTGCAGACACTGTCAGGTTCCTATGCTGTGAATTTTACGAATATTTGTAGAAGTATGCTGTTATACAACtgtttgaagaaaaataaagacatGGAGGAATTTAACAACAGAAACAAAGCAGTGGTTAATAAGCCcattaagaagaagaagaaggatgaaacTATGACTGTCgctgaaaaggaagagataTTTGATAAGAACAGAATTAttaatgtaaattttttcacccGAATTAATGGCATCCTTAGCGTTTTTTACAATTCGTTGTATTATGTAAATGCCTTTCAGCATTGGGCTGATGGCGAAGGGGATGATAAAATGCGCTCTCATTTTTCGGAACGTGTGACTATGACAAATGGGGGAGAAGTACATCAAGagaaattacaaaatgggGATATAGAGGTGAATGAAAAGAACCCCGCAGTGGAGACGACTGAATTGTTAAATTACCACCCCAGCGAATTCGATCatcagaaggagaaaagcaaTGCGCTGAAGAAATACGTGGATAGAAAATACGAGTACAATGAATTATGTTGCGACTTTTTAGCCATGAAGGAAGGCAAGAGAAGAGatgtgaaggaaggagaaaaacactTAAAGGAGTTGTGCTTCAGAATTAAAGCCCACTTTTTAATGTTTATAAACATTTTAGTCGAGATGGAAGCAATAGATGAAGAATgcaatataataaatatgacCGAGCTAgccatatttttaaaaaaagaatgtgacAACAACTTAATATTAACCTATTTGCTAGTAAAAAGAGTGTTACATAATATTGTTGGAGATGGCACATTTTTAGGGTCCCCTGTTGGTATGATTCCTctgcaaaaaataattgatcGTGTAACCTTTGAGAAGAATTATTCGCGTAATGTTTTGGTGGATGATTCTGCAAGGGGgcaattcattttgttatttatactttctcattttataaataaaataaaagaaaacaaaatagcTTTGACCAAGGTGCTAATAAATTTCCATTGTAAAGTTAGAACCAAATTGGAGTTATTCAGCTCCACGTATTTCCCCTTATTGCACATTTTGCCTGCCCCTGTCCGAAAGCATATAAAGAACATTGAAGGTGTTTTGTTGAGGTACCTCATGAATTATTCCTTGCTGGTTTTAGCAAAATTAAATTTGCtgcagaggaagaagacgTATTTACTGCCCTACACCCAGCTGTACATTTTCGAGCAGCATCCATCACTCCATTTGGGAGAGATATTTCCGGAGGATAATTCGGAGTACTTGTCCTTTTATCAATCGAAG CTCCAAGATTATAAAGTAAGATCGCCCTTTTTGGCTTCTCTATATCATTGCGACAATTTCGAAAGCCTAGATGAACTGCTTTACACGTCTATACTGGACTTAGATATACGAAAGAACATGATTCCTGATATCGGAGAGGattatatttccttctttaaattcGAAGATGGTGtaataaaggaggaaaaggtgTGCTTGAAGAATTCCTACATTTTggattattttattcatgGCAAATATAACGTACTGAGGAGCAAGAATGACTTGGGTCAGTATAGCTGGTACATAGTGGATCGATTTATACAGGCACTAAATAACATCGAACACTTTTTGCATGGAGTGAAAAAGGACAGCCTATTGCTATCGTCAGACGTTTTTTACACCTACCTGAACAACTTAAAGGATGTTTTGGAGAAGTACTTCAAGTCCATTAATTCTGCGCAGGCGCAGAATGATTAG